From one Cardiocondyla obscurior isolate alpha-2009 linkage group LG06, Cobs3.1, whole genome shotgun sequence genomic stretch:
- the LOC139103696 gene encoding G-protein coupled receptor 143-like isoform X1, translating into MADPTLQTFCCHYTNRTDRAIAIMQEFNTDAYNTVCMLSSTMGMIGAIYQILPREDSNSSYRWRSFSRGRDIIVWLAVADFLASLGVFVRSALWRNFKSIMPMEGDMSNVIFCAMLSAWIQYFYMATWIWTLCYAVDMKLLLGDKDERPVIYHTLAWVLPAILTTFGLVILYIPDANCHNSTSLSSAILRILPNYFATYVLLAVVMIANPILYLASTRDVETAVLYSMAQMTGRERRLIQTIRLKFALINLVYYVCWTPNLINGILLWTLWFQLPIKAIITLWYIMAVTNPLQAFFNAIVYQSWTRREKLRLECCQDYKSSTDFYLNAIVNVDSNVHVSESSPLLNPRKGYEQKIPYISINGSSSL; encoded by the exons CGTTTTGCTGTCATTATACTAACCGAACGGATAGAGCGATAGCAATAATGCAGGAATTTAATACAGACGCGTATAATACGGTGTGCATGCTCTCGTCAACTATGGGCATGATAGGCGCGATTTATCAG atactaCCTCGAGAGGATTCCAATAGTTCTTATCGTTGGCGGAGCTTCTCCAGAGGAAGAGATATTATTGTATGGCTTGCCGTTGCTGATTTTTTAGCGTCTTTAG GTGTGTTTGTAAGGTCGGCCCTATGGAGAAATTTCAAGTCCATCATGCCGATGGAGGGCGATATGTCGAACGTGATCTTCTGCGCTATGCTATCG GCGTGGATCCAGTATTTCTACATGGCTACGTGGATATGGACCCTGTGCTACGCAGTGGACATGAAATTATTACTGGGTGACAAAGACGAACGTCCTGTGATTTATCATACTTTGGCCTGGGTACTGCCTGCTATTCTCACCACGTTTGGGCTGGTTATTCTGTATATTCCGGATGCAAA cTGTCATAATTCGACATCGTTGTCCAGTGCGATACTGCGCATTCTTCCAAACTACTTCGCCACGTACGTGTTGTTGGCGGTAGTTATGATTGCGAATCCCATTTTGTATCTAGCATCAACGCGAGACGTTGAGACAGCGGTGCTGTACAGCATGGCTCAGATGACCGGAAGGGAACGGAGGCTGATACAAACGATTAGATTAAAGTTTGCTCTCATCAATCTAGTCTACTACGTATGCTGGACGCCCAATCTAATTAACGGAATACTGTTATGGACTTTATGGTTTCAATTACCGATTAAAGCAATCATCACCTTATGGTACATAATG GCTGTGACAAATCCTCTCCAAGCGTTCTTCAATGCGATTGTTTATCAATCTTGGACCAGAAGAGAGAAATTACGTTTAGAGTGCTGTCAAGATTATAAATCAAGCACagatttctatttaaatgCAATCGTCAACGTAGATAGCAACGTACACGTTTCTGAATCATCTCCATTACTCAATCCGCGAAAGGGCTATGAACAAAAAATACCATATATTAGTATAAATGGATCTTCGTCTCTATGA
- the LOC139103696 gene encoding G-protein coupled receptor 143-like isoform X2 encodes MADPTLQTFCCHYTNRTDRAIAIMQEFNTDAYNTVCMLSSTMGMIGAIYQILPREDSNSSYRWRSFSRGRDIIVWLAVADFLASLGVFVRSALWRNFKSIMPMEGDMSNVIFCAMLSYFYMATWIWTLCYAVDMKLLLGDKDERPVIYHTLAWVLPAILTTFGLVILYIPDANCHNSTSLSSAILRILPNYFATYVLLAVVMIANPILYLASTRDVETAVLYSMAQMTGRERRLIQTIRLKFALINLVYYVCWTPNLINGILLWTLWFQLPIKAIITLWYIMAVTNPLQAFFNAIVYQSWTRREKLRLECCQDYKSSTDFYLNAIVNVDSNVHVSESSPLLNPRKGYEQKIPYISINGSSSL; translated from the exons CGTTTTGCTGTCATTATACTAACCGAACGGATAGAGCGATAGCAATAATGCAGGAATTTAATACAGACGCGTATAATACGGTGTGCATGCTCTCGTCAACTATGGGCATGATAGGCGCGATTTATCAG atactaCCTCGAGAGGATTCCAATAGTTCTTATCGTTGGCGGAGCTTCTCCAGAGGAAGAGATATTATTGTATGGCTTGCCGTTGCTGATTTTTTAGCGTCTTTAG GTGTGTTTGTAAGGTCGGCCCTATGGAGAAATTTCAAGTCCATCATGCCGATGGAGGGCGATATGTCGAACGTGATCTTCTGCGCTATGCTATCG TATTTCTACATGGCTACGTGGATATGGACCCTGTGCTACGCAGTGGACATGAAATTATTACTGGGTGACAAAGACGAACGTCCTGTGATTTATCATACTTTGGCCTGGGTACTGCCTGCTATTCTCACCACGTTTGGGCTGGTTATTCTGTATATTCCGGATGCAAA cTGTCATAATTCGACATCGTTGTCCAGTGCGATACTGCGCATTCTTCCAAACTACTTCGCCACGTACGTGTTGTTGGCGGTAGTTATGATTGCGAATCCCATTTTGTATCTAGCATCAACGCGAGACGTTGAGACAGCGGTGCTGTACAGCATGGCTCAGATGACCGGAAGGGAACGGAGGCTGATACAAACGATTAGATTAAAGTTTGCTCTCATCAATCTAGTCTACTACGTATGCTGGACGCCCAATCTAATTAACGGAATACTGTTATGGACTTTATGGTTTCAATTACCGATTAAAGCAATCATCACCTTATGGTACATAATG GCTGTGACAAATCCTCTCCAAGCGTTCTTCAATGCGATTGTTTATCAATCTTGGACCAGAAGAGAGAAATTACGTTTAGAGTGCTGTCAAGATTATAAATCAAGCACagatttctatttaaatgCAATCGTCAACGTAGATAGCAACGTACACGTTTCTGAATCATCTCCATTACTCAATCCGCGAAAGGGCTATGAACAAAAAATACCATATATTAGTATAAATGGATCTTCGTCTCTATGA